Below is a genomic region from Terriglobales bacterium.
CACGTCTGTGGCCCGGTTCGAGTACGACGCGCTGAACCGGCTGACGGTGGTGGTGACGCCGGAGGGCCAGCGTCTGACGTACAGCTACGGTGCGGGGGAGCGCTCGCTGGTGGCGCGGTACGACCACGGGGCGAGCCTGTCGGCGGCAGAGCGACGGGATAGCGGGCTGACGTTTGCGAGCTACTGGGAGGTGGCGGCGACCCGCAGCCTGGCGTCCGACTTTGGAGCGGTGCGGTATTCGGAGTCCTTGGGCCGGTTCCAGCTTTCGGGTACAGAAGGGAAAGAGGTCGTGACCGCGGGGCAAGGAGAACCTCCTAAATACTAGAATCGCGAAGTTCGACGCTCAGCCTGCGACTGTTCAGGAACTCAGCAACCTCTTGCGTATGGAGCTCGAGGTGGCTATTAATCCGAAGATAGGCGGTTTCGCAGGCAGCTTCGCGACCGGGAGCAAGCAGGAAAAGGTCGGACCTCTGCGCGCTCAAGGGAAAACAGTGCGTCAGCTCTTGAACCTCATAGTCTCTAAGGCTGGCCGTGCCGCATGGGTTGTGCAGGCCCCAGCAGATCATATGC
It encodes:
- a CDS encoding RHS repeat domain-containing protein; translated protein: TSVARFEYDALNRLTVVVTPEGQRLTYSYGAGERSLVARYDHGASLSAAERRDSGLTFASYWEVAATRSLASDFGAVRYSESLGRFQLSGTEGKEVVTAGQGEPPKY